A DNA window from Coffea arabica cultivar ET-39 chromosome 6c, Coffea Arabica ET-39 HiFi, whole genome shotgun sequence contains the following coding sequences:
- the LOC113694051 gene encoding dnaJ protein ERDJ3A-like, with translation MKASLAMPIIVSVSIFLFAVESKTLDPYKVLGVDRSASQREIQKAFHKLSLQHHPDKNKNKGAQEKFAEINNAYDILSDEEKRKNYDLYGDEKGSSGFDPGNSGQHGGYTYFTSGGPGQSGFTFRPGDWQNMGGQGGSKSFSFSFGGPSSQSSFGFGLDDIFSNFFGGDRGGSHFGGFGGSGRSQYGGAGSTPKSITPVNSLVYQKEISDKGITWLLLSYKSTSRGMQYYESVIGEVAVSLKGALKVGSVNCDTETSFCKELGIHPHRTPRLLVYSYKSSESGTLVEYNNDLDAKNLKSFCQDHLPKFSKRVNLDHFDFASETVGVLPKVMLLSTKRDTPVIWRVLSGLYHKSFVFYDAEVHDVSDPMVRRLGVDALPAIVGWLSNGEKHNLKTGISVKDLESAIQDLSALLDKFEKMNEKAATAKSKKDGTKPDDGKIPLLTPYNFGDICGQETPVCIIGAFRSSKARDNLEHILRMVSQKSLSRRRDVAFGSRDSVSYALLDAAKQQSFLAALDKSGFKSVDQLLVAYKSRKGKFATLQSGLTTEEAEKFISSVLNGDVQFTKIRQKPTLK, from the exons ATGAAGGCCTCATTAGCCATGCCGATTATTGTCTCTGTCTCAATCTTTCTCTTTGCCGTAGAATCAAAAACCCTCGACCCCTACAAG GTACTTGGGGTGGATCGCAGCGCAAGTCAACGTGAGATTCAAAAGGCTTTTCACAA GCTCTCTCTTCAACATCATCCGGATAAGAACAAAAACAAGGGTGCACAGGAGAAGTTTGCAGAGATTAATAATG CTTATGATATTTTGTCTGAcgaggagaaaaggaaaaactatGATCTCTATGGAGATGAGAAGGGCTCTTCTGGATTTGATCCTGGCAATTCTGGACAGCATGGTGGATATACCTACTTCACAAGTGGTGGACCAGGGCAGAGTGGTTTTACATTCAGGCCTGGTGATTGGCAAAATATGGGTGGACAAGGAGGGTcaaaatcattttcattttcttttggtgGTCCAAGCAGCCAGAGCtcatttggttttggtttagaTGATATTTTCTCTAATTTCTTTGGGGGTGATAGAGGTGGGAGCCATTTTGGAGGTTTTGGTGGTTCAGGCAGGTCCCAATATGGTGGAGCTGGAAGTACCCCTAAGAGCATTACACCTGTGAACTCACTAGTTTACCAGAAAGAAATATCTGATAAAGGAATTACCTGGCTTTTGCTATCATATAAATCCACTTCAAGGGGGATGCAATACTATGAATCTGTGATAGGCGAGGTGGCAGTCTCTCTAAAGGGAGCACTGAAG GTTGGAAGTGTCAATTGTGATACTGAAACATCTTTCTGCAAGGAACTTGGTATACACCCTCACCGTACACCAAGGCTGCTTGTTTATTCTTACAAATCAAGTGAAAGTGGTACTCTGGTGGAGTATAATAATGATTTGGATGCAAAgaatttgaaaagtttttgcCAAGATCATTTGCCTAAATTCTCGAAACGTGTCAACCTGGATCACTTTGATTTTGCTTCTGAGACTGTTGGAGTTCTACCAAAAGTTATGCTTCTCTCAACGAAGAGAGACACTCCTGTTATCTGGCGTGTTTTGAGTGGCTTGTATCACAAATCCTTTGTCTTCTATGATGCTGAG GTACATGATGTTTCAGATCCAATGGTCAGAAGGCTGGGTGTTGACGCTCTTCCTGCCATAGTTGGTTGGCTATCAAATGGAGAGAAGCATAATTTGAAAACTGGCATTTCTGTAAAGGACTTGGAATCAGCAATACAAGATTTAAGTGCTTTGCTGGACAAGTTTGAGAAAATGAATGAGAAGGCAGCTACAGCAAAGAGTAAAAAGGATGGGACAAAACCAGACGATGGAAAGATCCCCTTGCTTACACCATATAATTTTGGTGATATATGTGGGCAGGAAACTCCTGTTTGCATTATTGGAGCTTTTAGGTCATCCAAGGCAAGGGACAATCTGGAACATATTTTGCGAATG GTGTCTCAGAAATCACTATCAAGACGGCGAGATGTAGCATTTGGCTCAAGGGATTCAGTTTCCTATGCCCTTCTGGATGCTGCAAAGCAGCAATCCTTTCTAGCCGCTTTAGATAAATCTGGATTTAAATCCGTTGACCAGCTTCTTGTGGCCTACAAGTCACGGAAAGGGAAGTTTGCAACTCTACAAAGTGGCTTGACAACAGAGGAGGCAGAGAAGTTCATCAGTTCTGTATTAAATGGGGATGTACAGTTCACAAAAATTAGACAAAAGCCCACATTAAAATAG